In Pyrus communis chromosome 8, drPyrComm1.1, whole genome shotgun sequence, one genomic interval encodes:
- the LOC137742707 gene encoding uncharacterized protein: MQKNNPRYDYIGERPHALAARNKSCMVASSSSVSSPRPRKQVCTCSNRPGLNRCSRHGYAVPPGGEKWWRNYGNKEVLRRALRSTPNRSLSLRWWNFQPTPSRLSNMSTVNGGAS; the protein is encoded by the coding sequence ATGCAGAAGAACAACCCTCGCTACGACTACATTGGAGAAAGGCCACACGCACTCGCTGCCCGAAACAAGAGTTGTATGGtggcatcatcatcatcagtaTCATCCCCGAGGCCTCGAAAACAGGTTTGTACGTGCTCGAATCGTCCTGGGTTGAATAGGTGTAGCCGGCACGGGTATGCAGTGCCGCCGGGAGGCGAAAAGTGGTGGAGGAACTATGGAAACAAGGAGGTTTTGAGGAGGGCATTGAGATCTACTCCAAATCGTAGCTTAAGTCTTCGGTGGTGGAATTTCCAACCAACGCCCAGTCGGCTTTCTAACATGTCTACGGTTAATGGAGGAGCTAGCTAA
- the LOC137742706 gene encoding uncharacterized protein, whose amino-acid sequence MYPATTTMRKQSDFAITTRRDSNFRLNSTRSLSSRFQRSAMATIHCIASQSFLSHPNHKPRKPITAHPKPISTSNFPTCKLPKNPSFPRNKQKSRWLLNSVVEREECDVIPVQSTDCTDQKEGAVAARRADSDGGDQGELVSQVGGFGESEGRLSFEGAGGFGSSGVGSERESEEFERLVDRTINATVVLAAGTFALTKLITVDQDYWHGWTLYEILRYAPQHNWSAYEEALKTNPVLAKMVISGVVYSVGDWIAQCFEGKPLLEFDRTRMLRSGFVGFTLHGSLSHYYYQLCEELIPFQDWWVVPAKVAFDQTVWAAIWNSIYFTVLGFLRFESPISIFSELKATFWPMLTAGWKLWPFAHLVTYGVIPVEQRLLWVDCVELIWVTILSTYSNEKSEARISEAPAEANSSSSDTGPLEE is encoded by the exons ATGTACCCTGCCACAACTACCATGCGAAAACAATCGGATTTCGCCATTACGACGCGGCGAGATTCAAATTTCAGACTCAACTCAACTCGGTCTCTCTCGTCTCGGTTCCAACGGTCAGCCATGGCCACCATCCACTGTATAGCTTCTCAGAGCTTCCTTTCTCACCCAAACCACAAACCCCGAAAACCCATTACCGCACATCCAAAACCCATCTCGACCTCCAATTTTCCCACCTGCAAACTCCCAAAAAACCCATCTTTCccgagaaacaaacagaaaagcaGGTGGCTTCTGAACTCGGTGGTCGAGCGAGAAGAGTGTGATGTGATTCCGGTTCAGAGCACCGACTGTACGGACCAGAAGGAAGGGGCGGTGGCGGCGAGGAGGGCGGATAGCGACGGCGGGGATCAGGGGGAGTTGGTGAGTCAGGTGGGCGGGTTCGGAGAAAGTGAGGGGAGGCTTTCGTTTGAAGGTGCTGGTGGTTTTGGGTCTTCTGGGGTTGGAAGTGAGAGGGAGAGTGAGGAATTTGAGAGGCTGGTAGATAGGACTATCAATGCCACTGTTGTGCTTGCAGCTGGTACTTTTGCTCTCACTAAGTTGATCACCGTCGATCAGGATTACTGGCAT GGTTGGACTCTATATGAGATCCTACGGTATGCACCTCAACACAACTGGTCTGCTTATGAGGAAGCTCTCAAGACTAACCCagttttagccaaaatggtgaTTAGTGGTGTCGTGTACTCTGTAGGGGACTGGATTGCACAG TGCTTTGAAGGAAAACCTCTACTTGAATTTGATCGAACGCGAATGCTCAGATCAGGTTTTGTTGGATTTACTCTCCATGGTTCCCTCTCTCACTACTATTACCAGTTATGCGAG GAGCTTATTCCTTTCCAAGACTGGTGGGTGGTTCCTGCCAAAGTAGCCTTCGACCAAACTGTATGGGCAGCGATTTGGAACAGCATTTACTTTACGGTTTTGGGATTTTTGCGTTTTGAATCTCCCATCAGTATTTTTAGTGAACTTAAAGCAACATTTTGGCCAATGCTGACA GCAGGGTGGAAGCTTTGGCCATTTGCGCATCTTGTTACCTATGGTGTGATCCCTGTCGAACAAAGGCTCTTATGGGTGGACTGTGTAGAGTTAATCTGGGTGACTATACTCTCAAC TTACTCAAATGAAAAATCAGAAGCAAGAATTTCCGAGGCACCAGCTGAAGCAAATTCCAGTTCTTCAGACACAGGTCCTCTTGAG Gagtaa